The following are encoded together in the Candidatus Neomarinimicrobiota bacterium genome:
- a CDS encoding superoxide dismutase — MTHEARDFRYLLGSLEGISDKLLEAHFGLYKGYAARLTLIEEELKKADKSHTNYSWGHWSELKRREAVAFNGTYLHELYFENLQARGEPSAELLNAVKESFGGYDEFLKDVKATGLCTIGWVVVTMSRVDNRLHTYLLTEHHIGFPVLQDIVLVLDSFEHAFAMDYGTDRGGYIDAFVKNINWEIVNQRFAAL, encoded by the coding sequence ATGACACACGAGGCACGGGATTTCAGATACCTGCTGGGCAGCTTGGAGGGTATTTCGGACAAGCTGCTCGAAGCGCATTTCGGCCTTTACAAGGGCTACGCAGCCCGCCTGACCCTGATCGAGGAGGAGCTCAAAAAGGCCGATAAAAGCCACACCAACTACAGCTGGGGCCACTGGTCGGAGCTGAAGCGCCGGGAGGCGGTGGCCTTCAACGGCACTTACCTCCATGAGCTGTACTTCGAGAACCTGCAGGCCAGGGGAGAACCCAGCGCGGAGCTGCTGAATGCCGTTAAGGAGTCCTTCGGCGGCTACGACGAATTCCTCAAAGACGTGAAGGCCACCGGCCTGTGCACCATCGGCTGGGTAGTGGTGACCATGTCCCGGGTAGACAACAGACTGCATACCTATCTGCTCACGGAGCATCATATCGGCTTTCCGGTATTGCAGGATATCGTGCTGGTGCTGGACAGCTTCGAGCACGCCTTCGCCATGGATTACGGCACCGACCGGGGCGGATACATTGATGCCTTTGTGAAGAACATCAACTGGGAGATAGTGAATCAGCGCTTCGCTGCCCTTTGA
- a CDS encoding cytochrome ubiquinol oxidase subunit I: MNYPIWQVPLIGGGLLIGAIAILHVFISHFAIGGGLFLVLTEMHAIRTGDEVLRDYLKSHARFFILVTLVLGALSGVGIWFTISLVNPEATGLLIRTFVWAWATEWVFFLVEILAAFIYYYTWDTLDARRHVAVGWVYFIAAWLSLFFINGILTFMLTPGRWLETGSFWPALFNPGFGPSLLIRTGVAFSLAGLYALLTSSFIKEGIDRSRLVRYSAKWLMPAVLLIPLGGIWYINVLPESARHIFMGGAPAVTMFAIFSVVVSILIFAFIYFLPYRSPAAFTPALAILFMILGFSVTAVTEWTREAVRKPYIIYDFMYSNNFTKTDGTRYTETGVLPAAKWLNPHEEQNPGYKLYQIQCASCHTPTGYNGLKQLTYGWSEPYLESQLDHLDELKEFMPPFIGTAAERHLLARWLVQLHDGGNTDE, translated from the coding sequence ATGAATTACCCTATCTGGCAAGTCCCCTTAATCGGCGGCGGCCTGCTCATTGGTGCCATCGCCATACTACACGTGTTCATCTCGCACTTCGCTATCGGCGGCGGGCTGTTTTTGGTACTGACCGAGATGCACGCCATCCGCACCGGTGATGAAGTTCTGCGTGATTACCTCAAATCCCACGCCCGGTTCTTCATCCTGGTTACGCTGGTGCTGGGTGCCCTCAGCGGAGTGGGGATCTGGTTTACCATTTCCCTGGTGAATCCGGAAGCGACCGGACTGCTCATCCGCACTTTTGTCTGGGCCTGGGCCACGGAATGGGTCTTCTTCCTAGTGGAGATCCTGGCCGCTTTTATCTATTATTATACCTGGGACACCCTGGATGCAAGGCGCCATGTGGCCGTGGGCTGGGTCTACTTCATCGCTGCCTGGCTGAGCCTGTTCTTCATTAACGGTATCCTCACCTTCATGCTCACTCCCGGCCGCTGGTTGGAGACTGGCAGCTTCTGGCCGGCCCTCTTCAATCCTGGCTTTGGGCCCTCCCTGCTCATCCGCACGGGTGTGGCCTTTTCCCTGGCCGGCCTGTATGCCCTGCTCACCTCCAGCTTTATCAAGGAGGGTATCGACCGCAGCCGGCTGGTACGCTATTCCGCCAAATGGCTGATGCCGGCGGTTCTGCTTATCCCTCTGGGCGGTATCTGGTATATCAACGTCCTTCCGGAGTCAGCACGTCATATTTTCATGGGCGGCGCGCCGGCCGTGACCATGTTTGCTATCTTCAGCGTGGTCGTCTCCATTCTGATCTTCGCTTTTATATACTTCCTGCCCTACCGGAGCCCGGCGGCGTTCACCCCAGCCCTGGCCATCCTCTTTATGATCCTGGGTTTCAGCGTTACGGCAGTCACCGAATGGACCCGCGAGGCGGTACGCAAACCATACATCATTTACGACTTCATGTACTCGAACAATTTCACCAAAACGGACGGCACCCGCTACACCGAGACCGGCGTCCTGCCTGCCGCCAAGTGGCTCAACCCTCATGAGGAGCAGAACCCGGGGTACAAGCTCTACCAGATCCAGTGTGCCAGCTGCCACACCCCGACCGGCTACAACGGGCTCAAGCAGCTCACCTACGGCTGGAGTGAACCGTATCTGGAGTCCCAATTGGACCATCTGGACGAACTGAAGGAGTTTATGCCCCCCTTTATAGGAACGGCGGCAGAGCGGCACCTGCTGGCACGGTGGCTGGTCCAGCTGCACGATGGGGGGAATACCGATGAATGA